A section of the Enterobacter sp. C2 genome encodes:
- a CDS encoding helix-turn-helix domain-containing protein — MAETYGAFENLRRHSAVLKNSVALNNGMQLAAWSNKRDRITQYCDHHTLSLYVADGYESYHKTRSGWQNGGGPDRFCLLPKESESTWDIRDDLSFVHLYCTDAHLRSVGEQIWDRSPATLTLDEKTFGQDAQITALYRQFLLDCDWQQQANQLTLSTASTLLLTHIIQRYSSVQWRMPNVTGGLAPSVLRNVLEYIDAHLAEPLTLADLASQASLSEYHFARMFRHSSGLAPHQYVMQRRMHQARDRVCHTALPLTDIALGCGFSSASHFSNRFKSVFGVTPSQMRAAYA; from the coding sequence ATGGCAGAAACCTACGGTGCTTTTGAAAACCTGCGCAGGCACAGCGCGGTGCTGAAAAATTCAGTGGCCCTGAATAATGGCATGCAGCTGGCCGCATGGTCCAACAAGCGCGATCGCATTACCCAATATTGCGATCACCACACGTTAAGCCTCTACGTTGCCGACGGCTATGAGAGCTACCATAAAACCCGCAGTGGCTGGCAGAACGGCGGCGGGCCGGACCGGTTCTGCCTTCTGCCGAAAGAGAGTGAATCGACCTGGGATATTCGCGACGATCTCTCCTTCGTGCACCTCTACTGCACCGATGCGCATCTGCGCAGCGTTGGGGAGCAGATCTGGGATCGCAGCCCGGCCACGCTGACGCTGGATGAGAAGACCTTTGGTCAGGATGCGCAGATCACTGCTCTCTACCGCCAGTTTTTGCTCGACTGCGACTGGCAGCAGCAGGCCAACCAGCTTACCCTGAGCACAGCATCGACGCTGCTGCTGACCCATATTATTCAGCGCTACAGCAGCGTGCAGTGGCGCATGCCGAACGTCACCGGCGGGCTGGCCCCGTCGGTGCTGCGTAACGTACTGGAGTATATCGACGCCCATCTTGCCGAGCCGCTGACCCTTGCCGATCTCGCTAGCCAGGCGTCCTTAAGCGAATACCATTTTGCCCGCATGTTTCGTCACTCCTCCGGGCTTGCGCCACACCAGTACGTCATGCAACGGCGGATGCACCAGGCCCGGGATAGGGTATGCCACACGGCGCTGCCGCTAACCGATATCGCCCTCGGGTGCGGGTTCAGTTCGGCCAGCCACTTCAGTAACCGTTTCAAAAGCGTGTTTGGCGTGACGCCGTCACAAATGCGCGCGGCGTACGCCTGA
- a CDS encoding DMT family transporter, whose amino-acid sequence MNALMYSLVVVIWGTTWIAIHLQQGSVAAPVSIFWRFALASAIMLLTLLLLKRLRALTLRDHLMCMVQGGCVFGFNFWCFYTAAAWINTGLESVIFSMAVLFNAINSFIFFGQRPPARFFLAAALGLTGIVALFWQDLLAKDPNFNLLLGIGLSALGTLGFSLGNMISLRHQRKGLETMTTNGWAMFYGTLIMGFIALVRGDSFAPEWTVSYLSALVYLALFGSVVGFGVYFTLVGRIGASKAAYSTLLFPLVALTLSTLFEGYRWESNAVVGLALILVGNLVMFTRPESLLRVWHGRPRSA is encoded by the coding sequence ATGAACGCATTAATGTATAGCCTGGTGGTGGTGATTTGGGGAACAACGTGGATTGCTATCCATTTGCAGCAGGGGTCGGTCGCTGCGCCGGTCTCCATTTTCTGGCGCTTCGCGCTGGCCTCGGCCATCATGCTGCTGACCCTGCTGTTGCTTAAGCGGCTGCGCGCCCTGACGCTCCGGGATCACCTGATGTGTATGGTGCAGGGCGGCTGCGTGTTTGGCTTCAACTTCTGGTGCTTTTACACCGCTGCGGCGTGGATCAACACCGGCCTTGAGTCGGTCATCTTCTCCATGGCGGTGCTATTCAACGCGATAAACAGCTTTATTTTCTTTGGGCAGCGCCCGCCCGCTCGCTTCTTTCTTGCCGCTGCGCTGGGCCTGACCGGCATCGTCGCCCTCTTCTGGCAGGATCTGCTCGCCAAAGATCCCAACTTCAACCTGCTGCTGGGGATTGGCCTGTCAGCGCTGGGCACTTTAGGCTTTTCGCTGGGCAATATGATCAGCCTGCGCCACCAGCGTAAAGGGCTGGAGACCATGACCACCAACGGCTGGGCCATGTTCTACGGCACGCTGATTATGGGCTTCATCGCCCTGGTACGGGGCGACAGCTTCGCGCCCGAGTGGACGGTGAGCTACCTCAGCGCGTTGGTTTACCTGGCGCTGTTCGGTTCGGTCGTTGGCTTTGGGGTCTATTTTACGCTGGTGGGTCGCATCGGGGCGAGCAAAGCCGCCTACAGCACGCTGCTCTTTCCGCTGGTGGCGTTAACGCTCTCTACCCTGTTCGAAGGGTACCGCTGGGAGAGCAATGCCGTGGTGGGGCTGGCGCTGATCCTGGTGGGTAATCTGGTGATGTTTACCCGGCCAGAGAGTCTGCTGCGCGTCTGGCACGGGCGACCGCGCTCGGCGTGA
- a CDS encoding DUF3313 domain-containing protein — protein MRTHSLIHVAVLSGLLVLTGCSSKVTQPDKYSGFLKDYSHLQQATSASGKPVLRWVDPSFDDSKYDSIVYNPITYYPQPKPTTQIGQQTLNGLLTYTNTKLKAAAAQRKPLVATPGPRSLIFRGAITGVDSSKEGLQFYEVIPIAMVVAGTQAATGHRTMDTALYFEGELIDAATNKPVIKVVRKGEGKDLNNQNTPLTVDTLKQVVDDLASDATLFQVKKQ, from the coding sequence ATGCGTACTCACTCATTGATTCATGTTGCCGTACTGTCGGGGCTGCTGGTCCTGACAGGGTGCTCGTCAAAAGTCACACAGCCAGACAAGTATTCCGGTTTTTTAAAAGATTATTCGCATTTGCAGCAGGCGACCTCTGCTTCGGGGAAACCGGTTCTGCGCTGGGTTGACCCGTCGTTTGATGACAGCAAATACGATAGCATCGTCTACAACCCCATTACCTACTATCCGCAACCTAAACCCACCACCCAGATTGGTCAGCAGACCCTCAACGGCCTGCTGACCTACACCAATACCAAGCTGAAAGCTGCCGCTGCCCAACGCAAGCCGCTGGTGGCTACGCCCGGTCCGCGCAGCCTGATTTTCCGTGGCGCGATCACCGGCGTCGACTCCAGTAAAGAGGGGTTGCAGTTCTATGAGGTGATCCCAATTGCGATGGTGGTTGCGGGCACCCAGGCCGCCACCGGTCACCGTACCATGGATACCGCGCTCTATTTTGAGGGCGAACTGATTGACGCCGCTACCAACAAACCGGTGATCAAAGTGGTGCGTAAAGGCGAGGGTAAAGATCTCAATAACCAGAATACGCCGCTCACCGTCGACACCCTCAAGCAGGTGGTGGACGATCTGGCCAGCGATGCGACGCTGTTCCAGGTTAAAAAACAGTAG
- a CDS encoding ABC transporter substrate-binding protein: MISKPTTLALALAALTVSSTVAAKTLVYCSEGSPENFNPQLYTSGTSVDASAVPVYNRLVEFKVGTTELEPGLAERWDVSEDGKTYTFHLRKGVKFQSNKYFTPTRDFNADDVIFSFMRQKDPNHPYHNVSNGNYSNFESLEFGKLITSIDKVDDHTVRFTLAHPEAPFVADLAWYFASILSAEYADAMLKAGTPTRVDMDPIGTGPFRLAQYQKDSRILFTAFPEYWQGKAKLDRLVFSITPDASVRYAKLEKNECQVMAFPNPADLPRMRENPNINLMSKAGLNTGFLALNTQKAPLDNVKVRQALAMAINKPAIIDAVFQGTGTAAKNLLPPGVWSADSDLKDYDYNPEQAKALLAEAGFSKGLSIDLWAMPVQRPYNPNAKRMAEMIQADWAKIGVQAKIVTFEWGEYLKRVKGGEHQAALMGWTTATGDPDNFFGPLFTCQSADGGSNSAKWCYQPFDKLIAEAKGITDQTQRTALYKQAQQMMHDQMPAVMIAHSTIFEPVRKEVQGYEIDPFGKHIFYQVDLKK, encoded by the coding sequence ATGATAAGCAAACCCACAACACTTGCACTGGCGTTAGCCGCGCTCACGGTCAGTTCTACCGTGGCAGCGAAGACGCTGGTTTACTGTTCGGAAGGATCGCCTGAAAACTTTAACCCTCAGCTTTACACCTCGGGAACCAGCGTCGATGCCAGCGCCGTGCCGGTTTACAACCGGCTGGTTGAGTTTAAGGTCGGTACCACGGAGCTAGAGCCTGGCCTGGCCGAACGCTGGGACGTCAGCGAAGATGGTAAAACCTACACCTTCCATCTGCGCAAAGGAGTGAAGTTCCAGAGCAATAAATACTTCACCCCGACGCGAGACTTCAACGCCGACGACGTGATCTTCTCGTTTATGCGGCAGAAGGATCCGAATCATCCCTATCACAACGTCTCTAACGGTAACTACTCCAACTTTGAGAGCCTGGAATTTGGCAAGCTGATTACCAGCATCGATAAAGTCGACGACCATACCGTGCGCTTTACGCTTGCGCATCCGGAGGCACCGTTCGTGGCGGATCTGGCGTGGTATTTTGCCTCGATCCTGTCGGCCGAGTATGCCGACGCCATGCTGAAGGCGGGCACCCCGACGCGCGTCGATATGGACCCCATCGGCACCGGTCCGTTCAGGCTGGCGCAGTATCAGAAGGACTCCCGCATCCTGTTTACCGCTTTCCCGGAGTACTGGCAGGGCAAGGCCAAACTGGACCGGCTGGTGTTCAGCATCACCCCGGACGCCTCGGTGCGCTACGCCAAGCTGGAGAAGAACGAGTGTCAGGTGATGGCCTTCCCGAACCCGGCGGATCTGCCGCGGATGCGCGAAAACCCCAATATCAACCTGATGAGCAAGGCCGGGTTAAATACGGGCTTCCTCGCCCTCAACACGCAGAAAGCACCACTGGATAACGTCAAGGTACGCCAGGCGCTAGCGATGGCGATCAACAAGCCGGCGATTATCGACGCGGTGTTCCAGGGCACCGGCACGGCGGCGAAAAACCTGCTGCCGCCGGGAGTCTGGAGCGCTGACAGCGACCTCAAGGATTACGACTACAATCCAGAGCAGGCCAAAGCGCTGCTGGCCGAGGCGGGCTTTAGCAAGGGCTTAAGCATTGACCTTTGGGCGATGCCGGTTCAGCGCCCCTACAACCCCAACGCCAAGCGTATGGCGGAGATGATCCAGGCCGACTGGGCGAAGATTGGCGTGCAGGCGAAAATCGTGACCTTTGAGTGGGGCGAGTACCTTAAGCGCGTGAAAGGTGGTGAGCACCAGGCGGCGCTGATGGGCTGGACCACGGCCACCGGCGATCCGGATAACTTCTTCGGCCCGCTGTTTACCTGCCAGTCGGCGGACGGCGGCTCCAACTCGGCGAAGTGGTGCTATCAGCCGTTTGATAAGCTGATTGCCGAAGCGAAAGGCATCACCGATCAAACTCAGCGTACTGCTCTCTACAAGCAGGCCCAGCAGATGATGCATGACCAGATGCCTGCCGTGATGATTGCCCACTCAACCATTTTCGAACCGGTGCGCAAAGAGGTGCAAGGGTATGAGATCGATCCCTTTGGCAAACACATTTTTTATCAGGTCGATTTGAAAAAATAA